One Rhizoctonia solani chromosome 2, complete sequence DNA segment encodes these proteins:
- a CDS encoding peptidase C14: MLVQDAQTGSCIYDAIKGHERGVTSVLFSPNGKHILSGSDDKTTRMWDSGNGSLIPNSIKRHPHKVNCTAFSPDGKHIAYGLGSKKSPIVVYNASTSKSLPFSLNAHQSPVFSIAFLPNSKHLVTGHDSGELRIWSLQDGTATHFPPKVHNGRITSIGFSPLGDKLVTGSEDRCVYIWDVENGYSNPCLLGTHNLLVFSADLSAAFSPDGTRVASCSYDCTVKMWNALHSTSSHTSHSNAPTKGVYSVAISPDGSRIAAAGGNKAIHMFNTHNGTPALQPLVAHTNEINSVAFSLNGRYLVSGGDDECICLWDATSGKLLSGPLRGHKQRIWSVSFSPDSRHVVSASSDKTIRMWHVDDGTLTPTDLVGTHDGEVNSAAFSPDGKHIVSGCDDRMIRMWESQTLSLVFDPFGSQQHKGPILSVTFSPDGRLIASGSTDGTICIFDSHSGELVLGPLDAHQVPVSSVVFTPDSNHIVSGSDDRSVGVWRVEDGAPACEPLQGHQGGINSVACSPDGAYIVSGSDDATIRVWKAPGRGAVSDISQSASSTSDQRKPHGAIAGGLTIDSDGWARNRDSQLVFWVPSDLLKLFPLLETVYTIGPGGTCRADYSQRLLLGDEWHQCFVG, from the coding sequence ATGCTTGTGCAAGACGCGCAGACCGGCAGTTGCATATATGACGCCATCAAGGGGCATGAAAGAGGAGTGACGTCAGTATTGTTCTCACCCAACGGCAAGCACATCCTCTCAGGGTCCGATGACAAGACAACGCGGATGTGGGACAGTGGCAACGGTAGTCTGATACccaactccatcaaacgccatCCTCACAAAGTCAACTGCAcggcattctctcctgatggcaagCATATTGCATATGGCTTGGGTAGCAAGAAGTCTCCGATTGTTGTTTACAACGCATCCACCAGCAAGTCTCTCCCTTTCTCACTCAATGCCCACCAATCCCCAGTCTTTTCAATCGCCTTTTTGCCAAACAGCAAGCACCTTGTCACTGGCCATGATTCTGGTGAACTGCGCATCTGGAGTCTACAGGACGGCACCGCCACACACTTCCCACCCAAAGTGCACAACGGCAGAATCACATCCATTGGGTTTTCGCCACTCGGAGACAAACTCGTCACTGGCTCTGAAGATAggtgcgtgtatatatgggatgtagagaacggctactccaacccttgcctaCTTGGCACACACAACCTTTTGGTTTTCTCCGCTGATCTCTCCGctgcgttctcacccgacggcacacGAGTCGCATCATGCTCATATGACTGCACCGTCAAGATGTGGAACGCACTGCACTCGACATCATCTCACACCTCACACTCCAACGCACCAACCAAGGGTGTCTACTCGGTTGCCATCTCGCCTGATGGGTCACGTATCGCCGCAGCGGGTGGCAACAAAGCGATCCACATGTTCAACACACACAATGGCACTCCCGCTCTCCAGCCACTTGTCGCACACACCAACGAGATTAACTCGGTTGCGTTCTCACTCAACGGCAGGTACCTTGTTTCTGGTGGCGACGATGAATGCATATGTCTATGGGATGCCACAAGCGGCAAGCTGCTATCCGGTCCACTTCGAGGGCATAAACAAAGGATATGGTCAGtgtcgttctcacccgataGCAGGCACGTTGTTTCTGCCTCGTCGGACAAGACCATACGCATGTGGCATGTGGACGATGGGACTCTGACGCCCACAGATCTGGTTGGAACGCACGACGGGGAGGTCAACTCAGCGGCATTCTCCCCCGACGGCAAGCATATCGTTTCTGGGTGTGATGACAGAATGATCCGGATGTGGGAGTCGCAGACGCTATCACTCGTGTTCGATCCGTTTGGGTCGCAGCAGCATAAGGGGCCTATCTTGTCGGTGAcgttctcgcctgatggcagaCTCATTGCTTCTGGGTCCACAGATGGCACTATCTGCATCTTTGACTCGCACAGTGGCGAGTTGGTCCTCGGTCCTCTCGACGCACATCAGGTTCCGGTGAGCTCAGTTGTGTTCACACCCGACAGCAATCACATCGTATCTGGCTCGGATGATCGAAGCGTTGGAGTGTGGAGGGTGGAAGATGGGGCTCCTGCATGTGAGCCACttcaaggacatcaaggtGGCATCAACTCGGTGGCATGTTCGCCCGACGGTGCATATATTGTCTCAGGCTCGGATGACGCGACGATTCGAGTATGGAAGGCACCAGGAAGGGGCGCTGTATCCGACATATCCCAATCTGCCTCTTCGACCTCGGACCAGAGGAAGCCCCATGGTGCGATTGCCGGCGGACTGACGATCGATAGCGATGGGTGGGCACGCAACCGCGACTCGCAGCTGGTTTTCTGGGTTCCATCTGATTTGCTCAAGCTGTTCCCTCTCCTCGAGACCGTTTACACGATTGGGCCTGGAGGCACGTGTCGGGCGGACTATAGTCAGCGTTTGCTGCTTGGGGACGAGTGGCACCAATGCTTTGTTGGCTGA
- a CDS encoding Transposable element Tc1 transposase: MPPCHSKEVSQLNQGRILALHDEGKTYRYIEECTGVPKSTACDIVANYKKYGSATPRPRPGRPPALSPQTRRSIARYLKLYPEKPYYAIAELDGTVTERQVQYTANQMGLQRYVARQQPYLSQKMIDARLDWAKNNTNQNWDWVAWADESTIDTGEQPVRPKVTRKQGEAYLPKNMVPSFQTGRQSVPMWGCIAHGKKGPLIWLKLSPRIAGKKGRSRGGGLTSAGYAEQVLKGPLKEFLDELEAERGHKILIVEDGAPLHKGPQAREARAALGIEQLAHPLGSPDLNAIEPIWRLLKSRVFKVPGAWRNADKLWKVAKRVWDELTVEDINKHTGQMDAQVQAIKEAEGGPTEF, translated from the coding sequence ATGCCCCCGTGTCACAGTAAGGAAGTTTCGCAGCTGAATCAAGGTCGCATTTTGGCTCTACATGATGAAGGAAAAACGTATAGATATATTGAAGAATGTACTGGTGTTCCAAAATCTACAGCTTGTGATATTGTGGCAAATTACAAGAAATACGGGTCTGCTACCCCTCGGCCCCGGCCTGGTCGCCCACCTGCCCTATCCCCTCAAACTCGGCGGTCTATTGCACGTTATCTGAAACTCTACCCAGAGAAACCATATTATGCAATTGCCGAGCTCGACGGGACTGTTACCGAGCGTCAAGTTCAGTATACtgcaaatcaaatgggcCTCCAGCGCTATGTTGCTCGCCAGCAGCCGTACCTCTCACAGAAAATGATTGATGCTCGACTTGATTGGGCCAAGAATAACACAAATCAAAATTGGGATTGGGTAGCTTGGGCCGACGAGTCCACAATTGACACAGGAGAGCAGCCAGTGCGACCAAAAGTTACCCGGAAGCAAGGAGAAGCATATCTACCCAAGAACATGGTCCCAAGCTTCCAAACTGGTCGCCAAAGTGTCCCTATGTGGGGCTGCATTGCTCACGGCAAGAAGGGCCCATTGATTTGGCTCAAACTATCGCCTCGCATTGCTGGAAAGAAGGGCCGCTCAAGAGGCGGGGGGCTCACCTCAGCAGGGTATGCTGAACAAGTACTCAAAGGTCCACTCAAGGAGTTTTTGGATGAATTAGAGGCTGAGCGGGGTCACAAGATCCTCATCGTCGAGGATGGAGCACCGTTGCATAAGGGTCCACAAGCACGGGAGGCCCGGGCAGCACTGGGTATAGAACAGCTAGCCCATCCATTGGGCTCTCCCGATCTCAATGCCATCGAGCCCATATGGCGTCTCCTCAAATCACGCGTTTTCAAGGTGCCTGGAGCTTGGAGAAATGCTGACAAGCTTTGGAAAGTGGCCAAGCGGGTTTGGGATGAACTTACAGTGGAGGATATCAACAAACACACGGGGCAGATGGATGCCCAGGTTCAAGCTATCAAAGAAGCTGAAGGGGGGCCTACTGAGTTCTAG
- a CDS encoding Retrotransposable element Tf2 protein — translation MDSNKKPLLFINLELHNFPTEHLRTLIDSGATSNFISPLIVEKYKIPKTQLKNPRVVRMLDGTISQTGCIWHQVQLAVLANGHSHHIPFLVCPIGNTPAILGMTWLTLESPLIDWQQGHVTFPEQAQIASKEEADTNPLADLPEQYHKFAKVFGEEEFKVLPPHREYNISIDLVPDAKLSPGPIYGMTDAKSKALKQHIKEELATGKICPSTSSAGAPVMFVKKADGSLRLVVDYRKLNNVTHKNVYPLPRQDDLMAKLQNAKLFTKLDLRWGYNNVRIKEGDEWKTAFRTKYGLLTFQHFMNNLFRDLIDVTVVIYLDDILIFLENPEDHPNHVREVLLQLMKNQLFCKLSKCHFHVTTVNYLGIVISPSGFSMDRKKIEAVTTWPTPKTVKQVQAFLGFETPWSWGNLEEAAFQELKSLVTQSPVLIHSNPNLPYYLETDASGVAMGAILSQQAGDNRLHPVAYMSKSFSGAEANYDTHNKELLAIIKALEEWRIFLEATDKPIQVFTDHRNLEYWMQARTFNRRHAQWRIFLSDFNFKIHYRPGKQSGKPDALSRQSDYIDSPQEPEIMLPSEVFANTSEAELEIVTEIQEKLKEDPSLEPIIQFLTEDADNAPPSIQKAYWDYDWEEDLLWYCGKLVVPDLELIKEQLLKEFHNSPLAGHPGQQRTLELLNRNYWWPGMKSSAKEWVECCPICQANRRAHAPIISLKPLEVPPFPFHTISYDFITGFPKSNGYDAILVVINSFSKFGHFIPTTKKVTAKGLADLFITHVWKLHGLPVKTVSDRGTTFTGKFLRALYQCLGVNPAFSSAYHPELDRQTERVNQFIEFYLRSYVAADHSDWATWLPLAEYAYNNARHLATGKTPFKLVYGRSPVMSPSNVPANVPEADHVADTLAQEWKEAESALRLTKERMAGNKGIIPEYAIGKKVWLDGKNVELRTNSNKLDPKRLGPFKVLEKISSHAYRLKLPETLKIHDVFYVGLLSRVYKSPSQPFPERPPPETIEGEEEYEVEQIIDSKRQKGKWFYLIKWKGYGPEDNSWEPEELLEHSQEEIQRFNRSRLKKACDSAKSL, via the exons AtggactcaaataaaaagcCTCTCTTATTTATCAATCTTGAACTGCACAATTTCCCAACGGAACACCTCAGAACCCTCATcgattcaggagccacatcaaactttatctcccccttgattgtggaaaaatataaaatcccaaaaacccaactcaaaaatccacgagttgtgagaatgttagatggtactatatcccagactggttgcatttggcaccaggttcaacttgcggtcttggccaatggccattcacACCAcatccctttccttgtttgccccataggcaacaccccggctatcctaggcatgacatggctcactttGGAATCCCCTTTGATTGACTGGCAGCAGGGACATGTTACATTCCCCGAACAGGCCCAGATAgcatccaaagaagaagcagatacCAACCCATTGGCGGACCTTCCAGAACAATACCAcaaatttgctaaagtctttggcgaagaagagttcaaggtccTTCCCCCACATAGGGAATACAACATCTCCATTGACCTTGTccctgatgccaaactctcccctggTCCAATTTATGGTATGACAGACGCCAAGTCCAAGGCCCTCAAGCAACatatcaaggaagaactaGCCACGGGCAAAATTTGCCCCAGtacctcctcagcaggcgcccctgttatgtttgtaaaaaaagCGGATGGTTCCCTGAGATTGGTGGTTGACTACAGGAAGCTTAACAACGtcacccacaaaaacgtctacccactTCCCAGacaggatgacctcatggctaagCTGCAAAACGCCAAACTATTCACAAAGTTAGATCTCCGCTGGGGGTACAATAATGTGCGCATCAAAGAAggcgacgaatggaaaacggccttcagaaccaaatatggccttttGA cattccagcacttcatgaacaacctgttcagggatctAATTGATGTGACAGTGGTAATCTATttggatgatatccttaTCTTCTTGGAGAACCCAGAAGACCACCCAAACCATGTCAGAGAAGTGCTATTGcaactaatgaagaaccagctgtTTTGCAAGTTGTCAAagtgccatttccacgtTACTACGGTCAACTACCTAGGCATTGTTATCTCCCCCtccggcttctccatggaccggAAGAAAATAGAAGCCGTCACAACatggcccactcccaaaacggtcaaacaggtccaggccttcctaggattt gaaaccccttggtcatggggtaacctggAGGAAGCTGCTTTCCAGGAGCTAAAGTcccttgtcacccagtcaccCGTCctaatccattccaaccccaaccttccctactacctagaaacagacgcatcaggggtagccatgggagccatcctaAGCCAACAAGCAGGGGATAACCGCCTTCATccagttgcatatatgtccaagtccttttcCGGCGCTgaagccaactatgacacccacaataaggagcttctagcaatcatcaaagccctggaagaatggcgtattttcctggaagcaacagacaagccaatccaggtcttcacagaccacaggaacctggaatattggatgcaggctagGACGTTTAACCGGAGGCATGCCCaatggcgcatcttcctgagtGACTTCAACTTCAAAATCCACTACCGACCAGGTAAACAGTcggggaaaccagatgcattGTCCAGACAATCAGACTATATTGATTCACCTCAGGAGCCAGAAATCATGTTACCatcagaggtctttgccaacacgtcagaagcGGAACTTGAGATTGTTACAGAAATCCAAGAGAAACTGAAGGAGGACCCATCCCTAGAACCCATCATACAATTCCTGACAGAGGAcgcggacaatgcacctccaTCCATTCAAAAAGCCTATTgggactatgattgggaggAAGATCTCCTATGGTATTGCGGAAAATTGGTAGTTCCAGACTTGGAGCTCATCAAGGAACAATTGCTTaaagaattccacaactcccccCTGGCGGGACACCCCGGGCAACAAAGAACCCTAGAGCTCCTGAACCGcaattactggtggccaggaatgaagtcatccgctaaggaatgggtagagtGCTGTCCTatctgccaagccaaccgcCGCGCGCACGCCCCTATCATTTCCCTAAAGCCCTTAGAAGTCCCCCCGTTCCCTttccacacaatatcctatgacttcatcacgggaTTCCCCAAGTCTAATGGGTACGATGCAATTCTAGTCGTAATCAACTCCTTCTCTAAGTTTGgtcacttcatcccaaccacaaagaaggtcacagccaagggcctagcagacctgttcatcacccacgTTTGGAAGTTACACGGACTTCCGGTCAAGACAGTCTCAGACCGCGGAACAAcgttcacaggaaaattcctaaGAGCACTGTACCAATGCCTTGGGGTCAACCCggccttctcctcagcctaccacccggaatTGGACAGACAAACAGAAAGAGTgaaccaattcattgagttctatcTTAGATCCTACGTTGCGGCAGACCATTCAGACTGGGCTACCTGGTTACCATTagcagaatatgcgtacaacaacgctaGACACTTGGCtactgggaaaacccccttCAAACTTGTCTATGGAAGAAGTCCCGTCATGAGTCCATCCAATGTGCCGgcaaatgtcccagaagccgACCACGTAGCAGACACCCTAgctcaagaatggaaagaggcagaATCCGCTCTGAGACTTACAAAAGAAAGGATGGCAGGGAACAAGGGGATAATTCCAGAATACGcaattggcaaaaaagtatggctggacggaaaaaacgtggaactAAGAACCAACTCTAACAAATTGGACCCCAAGAGATTAGGCCCTTTCAAAGTCTTAGAGAAAATATCCAGCCACGCGTACCGCCTGAAACTTCCGGAAACCTTAAAGATCCATGacgtattctacgtaggGCTGTTATCCAGGGTTTACAAATCTCCCAGCCAACCCTTCCCAGAACGTCCCCCTCCAGAAACAattgaaggggaagaagaatatgaagtggaacagatcattgactccaaaaggcaaaaaggaaaatggttctacctgatcaaatggaaaggatatggaccagaagacaattcatgggaaccagaagaactctTGGAACACAGTCAAGAGGAAATCCAACGCTTTAACAGgtcacgactgaaaaaggcttgtgactccgccaagagcctttaa
- a CDS encoding Retrotransposon-derived protein PEG10, which produces MEPELSPAALLKAITALTATVGSLQDQIRAQSQQITKLRAICKETADLLGDKDQGAPQTQPGPTTGPTTPPTHTGGEVHTPGTVRPGLKAPFRPSRGMGYDSEEEEEPKRAPKKEPKLSYTLQFRGDSRGRKATQWLDCMLLWVALHRDQFNEEEQMVVWILYHMTDKAANWALPLIGAIIKGKGNPPTTIPALTAKFKEAFDDPDAKRAAARKIAALSQTTTTSEYVTEFRNLIAELDWNKEAYIAQFTRGLHWKVKELLSTKDSVPNELKAIFAASIKIDNIRRENEENCPKKAPAKSPATVATSTTTTRVRLSEDPNYVTPEERDCRRASGLCVKCGQKGHGIKQCPNGWKATIKEVAKVAEEEGSGKD; this is translated from the exons atggaaccagagctgtcccctgccgctctcctcaaggctatcacagccctcacagccacagttgggtccctgcaggaccaaatccgtgCTCAAAGCCAGCAAATCACCAAGCTTagagccatatgcaaggaaacagcggacctccttggggataaagaccaaggagccccccaaacccagcctggcccaacAACTGGGCCTACTACCCCTCCTACACATACAGGAGGGGAagtccacactccaggcacggttaggcctggactcaaggccccgttcCGCCCCTCTAGAGGAATGGGTTAtgactcagaagaggaagaggaacccAAGAGAGCCCCAAAGAAAGAGCCTAAGCTCTCTTACACCCTTCaattcagg ggggattccaggggaagaaaggcaacccagtggctagattGCATGCTACTTTGGGTTGCGCTTCATCGagaccaattcaatgaagaagagcagatggttgtgtggatactataccacatgacagacaaggcagccAACTGGGCACTTCCCCTCATTGGGGctattatcaagggcaagggcaacccTCCAACCACCAtaccggccttaacggccaaattcaaggaggcctttgACGACCCCGATGCCAAGAGGGCTGCtgccagaaaaattgcggcTCTCTCCCAAACTACCACAACCTCTGAGTatgtcacggagttccgcaacctcatagcggaattagactggaacaaagaggcctatattgcgcagttcacgcgaggcctccactggaaagtcaaggaactgctatcaaccaaggatagtgTTCCcaatgaactcaaggcaatttttgcggcctctatcaaaattgacaacatccgccgcgaaaatgaggagaattgccctaaaaaggcaccagccaagtccccggccactgtggccacctccactaccaccaccagggtccgcctgtccgaggaccccaattatgTCACTCCGGAGGAACGGGATTGTCGCCGCGCATCAGGactttgcgtcaagtgcggtcagaaGGGCCACGGGATCAAACAATgtcccaatggctggaaggctaccatCAAGGAGGTAGCTAAGGTTGCAGAGGAAGAagggtcgggaaaagactaa